The region TCACAGGTATTTTTAGCACACGACAAACAACTTGATGGAGAAATTGTCGTTAAAAAAATTGAGAAAAGTAAAATTGTTAATCCCACGGAGTATTATGAAGAAGCGAAAAAACTTTATGCATCCTCACATAGTAATGTTGTAAAAGTAAATTATGGTTGTTCAGATGCTGATCATATTTATATAGCTATGCCATATTATAAGAATGGCTCGCTTAAATCACTTATTGCTACAAAAAATCTAACAATTAGAGAAATTATTCGTTATTCAATACAGTTCTTATCAGGACTACATCATATTCATTCAAAAGGGTTAATTCATTTTGACGTTAAACCTGATAATATTTTGATTTCCGATAGCGATGAAGCTCACTTGTCTGATTTTGGATTGACAAAAGCAATGAATAGTTTCGGTTTTGCTTCACCTGAATTAATTTATGAAAAACAAGTCCCTCCTGAAACTTTTACAAGTTCGGATAAAACTATTCATTTTGATATTTATTTAGCAGGACTAACTATATATAGATTACTAAATGGAGAAGAATATTTTCATCGCCAATTGCATAGCTTTAGTAATCAATCAGATTACATAGATGCAATAGCTACAGGAACGTTTCCTAACAGAACAGATTATCTTCCTCATATCCCTTTAAAGTTGCAACGAGTTGTAAATAAAGCTATGAATGTAAATATTGCTGATAGGCATCAAACTGTTCTAGAATTGATAAATGAGTTAAGTGATATAGATGAAAATTTAGACTGGAGATTTAATCAAACGTCAACATCTTACCATTGGGAGCGAGATAATGGAAACCATACATATAAAGTAGTGGTAGATTTGACAAACCCAAGAAACATTAGTATACTTACCACTAAAGTAAATAATTCTACTGTTAGGGAACAACGTGAAAAGGCTCATTGCCACAATAATTTGACCACTTCTAACGTTTTATCTAAAATAAAACAGGCATTGAAATTGTGAAAATCAAGGTAATAAAATATAATAAAAACGGATTAACAAGAGCAGAAAATACAGCTCCTAAATTCGTTATGCCTAAAAATGATTTAAATAAAAATAATATTGATATTAAATTAGATAATAAACATATAAAAATTACTAAACGAAAATCTCAGGACTAAATTTTTGTTTAAATCGACTTTTATATTTTTGATTAGCATTATAAACCATCATTAATAGTATAGTGGAGAAACTATTTTTATATTTATATAAATATACAGGCTATATAGATTCATCCCCCTGTGTCATTTCCAGTTTTTGGTTGCACCCCCTGCCAGTTAATAATAAATTTTATAAAATAAATTCTTAGTCAAGTTTCATAAAAGAAAATTTGACTTTTTATTTTTTGAGATGTGTCTAATTTAGATCATGGTCTAAACATAGTACATTTATCCTTATTGATAAAGCCTAAATAAAAAGATAAAAATGTATCAAACATACATACTCTAAATTTGGTACAATTATTTTATTTTCGTACATTAGCAGTATGAAAAAGCCCTGAAGTGGTGGTACACGACAGGGCAAAGAGTTAATAAACGTTCAATGCTAATTAAAATTTATCAACATGACAAATTTACAAAATTGTTTAGATACATTCAGTATCTACGTGGGAACTTACAAAAAGTATAACGAGGGAAGCCTATTTGGTGACTGGTTAAATCTGTCTGACTATTCAGATTATGACGAATTACTGTATGCTATGAAAGAACTTCACAATGACGAAGATGATCCAGAATTTATGTTTCAGGATTATGAATGCCCTTCTTTTATTGAGTCTTTAGGATTGATCAGTGAATCTCATATTTCAAATACTATCTATGATATAATAGGTCAAATAGAAGATTCTGGCTATGATATAGAAGTTATTGAATCTTTTATAAATTGCTTCGGGATAAGTGATTTAAACGAGGTTATAGACCGAATTAACGACTGTTATGTGGGTGAATATTCAGATGACGAGACTTTTGTCCAGCTACTCTTAGAAGAGACTGGAGATATACCACAAGATATGCCATCATATATTTGTATTGACTGGGAAAGTACTGCAAGAAATATAATGTATGATTATTGTACCAGTAATAACAACTATTTTAGAAATTTCTAATTAACAATTGGCACCTCAACAATAGAGGTGCTTTTATACCATATTAAAAATGAAAGCTAGATATATCAGGGTTTCAACAGGAAACCAGAATACAGAAAGGCAATTAAAAAAGAATCACCCAAATGAAAAGCTTTATATAGACATTGTGAGTGGAGCTATTCCATTTAAAGAACGAGAGCAAGGAAATAAGCTAATCCAAGATATAGAAGCCAATTCAATAAAATATATTAGTGTTCACTCAATTGATAGATTAGGGAGAAATCTATTTGACATATTAGCCACATTAGAGCTGTTAAATGAGAAGAAGGTCACTTTAAAGGTAGATAACCTCGGTATTGAAAGTTTAGTCAATAACAAGCCTAATTCAGCCTTTAAATTAATTATTTCAGTAATGGCTAACATTGCAGAGATGGAACGGGAGACAATGCTGGAAAGGCAAAAGGAAGGTATTAAGATTGCTATTGCCAATGGCGTTTACAAAGGCAGGGTTAAAGGCTCTAAAGAATCGGGTAAACAAGTGTTATCAAAATACAAAGAAGTTGTCAAGTATCTAAAAAGAGGTCAATCATTGAGAGATATAGCTAAACTGTGCAATGTTAGTTTAGGAACCGTGCAGAAAGTTAAAAGAATTTTAAATCAGTAATTCATATTTTTATTAATAAAGCCTGTCAGATCAGATTGAAACTATTACAGCTAATACAATTAAAATTTAACATGATTTAAGTCAATTTCTTGGCTAGATTTAAAACTTTTTGGTTTATCATTATATCCAAATATTTTATATAAAAAGGTGACCCAATCAATTAATGGCTTATTTTTATAATTGCAGTACTCTTTAACTAGCCATTGGTAGCTTTTTAGATTTTTATTTTCTGTGGCAATGTTGATGCCTGTTTTTTCTGAGAGCCAAGTAGTATTTAGAGTATAAAAATCGACAATATTTTGTATGCTCCATAGTTTTGCATCACCATAAGGAATAATAGTATTACTTAAAATAATAGTTTTATTATCTTTTCCTATAATAGGTTTGGGGATGATTTTTCCATTAGATAATCTCATAAGTACTTTTTCAAAAGTTGTAAAATCCAGGGCATCAATAATACCTTCCTTTGAAAGTAATTTAAACTTACTATCTCTAAGTGATATTATTACGTTGTTTTTAACATTATAAATGTAGCTTTCCTTAATTATATTATTTTTAAATTCAATTTGAATATAATAAATATGCTTTGGAAGTGTATTTCCATTTTGAAATTTCTTTCCATTATCATATGAAATTATTATCCTTTCAATGTATTTATTAATTAAGGTTCTCTTTGTGTCAAAATCGACATCTGCTGAAAAGGCTTCGAAATCAGCTCTTGTATCAATAATTAAACTTTTAAAATTTCTAATATCTACAATTCTTGAAGCTAATGAGATTTTATCTTGAGAATGTTTAATTAAGCTGTTATTAATATTATTTATTTCAGATTTGGCATCATCATCAGTAATAATATTATTAGAAATAGCTTTAATAAGATTGCTCTTGTTTTTCTTAAGATTAATAATTCTTTGGTCTAATAAAGCTTCTTCTTGTTTAATGTCCTCTAGAAGTGAGTTTTGATTATCTGAAGAATTATTTAATAGTTCTAAAAGTTCTTTTCTAATAAAAAAGTTCTCCCAAATAAGATTTTCTATTTTATCAATATTTATTGATTTGTTTCCACAACTTTCCCCTTTGTATCTTCGAGATGAACAAATATAAGTATGGTCTCGTTTGTTTACTCTGCTCCTTCCATACATGTTTTTTCCACAGCCACATTTAATAATGCCCTTTAATAAGTATTTATGTTCAACTTTCTTTCCAGTATTATTTCTATTTTTTTTCAAATTTTCATTAACCTTTTGCCAGTAAACTTCATCAAAGATTGCAGGAGCTGGATAAAGTTTTCCTTTCCAAGATCTTTTACCCATATATATGGTATTTTTAATAATTCCTTGAATAGTTCGCCCTCTCCATTTTGCATCACTCTTCTTTTTCTCTATAACAATATTAGGATTATATCTATCTCTAATTTTATATACACCACCTTTCTCTAATTTACTATAGGCAGTGAGAACTCCTTCGTAGTTTAGTATTTCTGCAATTTTGTCTGTTCCCTTGCCCTCTAAAGACATCTTGTAAATTCTTTTTACTATCTCTGATTCTTTATTATTGATTATTAGTAGTTTATTTTCATCTTTGTCATAGCCAAATGGGGGTTTTGCATGGACTTTTCCATTTTCGACATTACGTTGTAGTGCTGTTATGACCTTCTTTTTTGTTAATTTGACATAAAACGAATTAAAAACTGATAATATATTTGATGTTAAAAAATTACTGTCAGATTCAAAATCAAAATCACCATCGGCCTGAAAATAAAGTTTTATACTATTTTTTTGAAATAGCATATATAAATTGGACCAAACCACATTATTTCTTTCTAGCCTTGATTGGTCATAGGCAAAAATATGAGTGATTTTTTCAGAGGCTATATCTTGGAGCATTCTAAATAGCTCAGGTCTATTTTCAATTTCAAGAGTACCAGAAATATTATTGTCGGCATATATGTCGTAATTTAATCCTAATTTATCGGCATATCTTTTTCCTAAATCGACCTGAGTTTCAATTGAATTTTGATTATCATCTTTGTCTTGTGATACTCTCGCATAAATAGCTAGCATGTAATTAATTTATATACAAATATACATATACACCACATTCTATACAATAACATCTGATATTGTGTGGTGAGGATTTCGGAAAGGCCTTATCGTAATTAGCGAAGCATCGTTCTCTATTTTTCCGGCAACAGAATGTATTTTTGTTGTTTCCAGAGCTTCTTTTAAATTCAGAGGAGGCAATATTCCCGGGAGCCTTTTTGCAAGCATTGTTTTTCCACTTCCGGGAGGACCGATTAATATAATGTTATGTCCTCCTGCAGCAGCTATTTCTAAAGCTCTTTTCGCCATTTCCTGTCCTTTTACTTCACTAAAATCCGAACTAAAACGATCAATCTTTTGCTCGAACTCTTTCTGAATATCAAATTCTGTTTTACGCAAAGGTTTATCCTGGTCGAAGAAATCTATAACCTCCTTAATATTAGTAACGCCATACACGTCCAGATTATTTGTAATAGCAGCTTCCTGTGCATTTTGTTTAGGCAAAATAATTCCCTTGAAGCCCTCTTCAGCAGCCTGAAGAGCAATTGGAAGAATTCCTTTCAGTGGCTGCAAACCTCCGTCCAGAGATAATTCTCCCATGATAATATATTTATCGAGACTTTCGGCCTTTATTGAATTGTTTGCGGCTAATATACCAATAGCAATTGTGAGGTCATAGGCAGAACCTTCTTTACGAAGATCAGCAGGCGCCATATTGATGGTAATTTTTCTTCCGGGGAGCTTATATCCTACATTTTTTAGCGCAGCAGAAATTCTGTGGCTGCTTTCTTTAATAGCATTATCCGGTAAACCAACAAGATAATAGCCAACACCTTTATCGATATTGACTTCTACAGTAATACAACGGGCCGAGATACCATGTATGGCACTTCCATAAACTTTCACTAACATATATTTTCAATCATTTGTTAGTGAAAGGTATAAAAAATAAATTAATATATAGAATTGTGTTTTATATTTATGTTTATTTGGTTTAAAAAATTAATTTAAATTACATTATTTAATTAATAAAGGCGGGTAACCTTTTTTGACTTCAGAATTACCCGCCATTTACAAACAAATGATGAAGTTGTTAAACTTATTTTTTATTTAAGTATTCGGAGTTGATGTTGTTCTTACACAACGAACCATACGGCCCTCTGTTTTGGCTCCGGATCTCACTTCTGCATTACTCCAGCCTACAAACCATGCAAATCTGGAATAACTCATATACCAATAATTGGCGTTGTTGGTATTAGCAGAAGAGGATGACCAGTAATATGCACCACCTCCGCCCAGGGCACCCAGAAAAATTCCTCCGGGAGAATCGCTTACACTTGTCCCTCCTAAAAATCCGGGAGCAGTACGATATCCATAAAAAGAAAGGAAAAGCCTTTGGGAATTTGTAGGGAAGGATGTATTTAAATTATTTCCTGCATCCAGATTATACACGGCACTAAAATTTGCACCTAAGAATAATCCATAATTTTCTTTTTTGTCATCAGGTTGTCCCAGATTACTGAATTCAGTGCTGGTAGGCATACGCCACATCCCTTCAGGATAAACTTTAGAACAGGCATCAGTATTGTCAGATGAAGATCCCGTTGGTGTTGCTGCCATCCAGTTCCAGTATTCAGTATCTTTATCTGGCTGAGAATATTCATTATCCGATCGGAAACGGTATTTATCGGCTTGAGAGGAATAGATTAAGTTTGTACGCGCCCATAATAATCCTTTTAATCTAACACCCGACTCTATCAGGCGTACATTTAGTGTATAACGGTTTCCGAGAGTAGGCGTAACCGGAATATTGCTATATGGGACTATACTGTTGCTAAAGCTTCGTGTGCTGTTGTCATCCATGTTAAGATCCAGCTGATTCAACCTTATCCTTAGATTATTTGCAGGTATAGGTGTTGAGCTAACAGTATAAAAAGTCGCTGTTTTTGTTGCTCCAGCTGCACCGCCGGCTCCAGCTTTGTTGACCATGCTGCCCCCTGTAACTGCGGATACATTCTGAAGATTAGAATATTGTCCGGTAAGTACATTAAGGTCTCCTGTTTTAATTATGCTGGAAAAAGCAGATCCTGTACCTGTTCCGACCTCTACGGAGGTTGTATTATTGATGGTTCCAAACATTCCTCGTGTATCCAAGTCTAATTGTATACGTGCTGTATTGCGTTTAAGGACAATATTCATATTATTTTGACCATATTGTGCATCTATAATTCCCTGATTCCATAATACGTCTTTATTGGCCAGCGAAGCAGCAGAAACAATTCCGGTAGCAGTATTTACTGATGGTGTTGAATTGTCATTAGTAGAGACGATATACCATTTGTATTGTTTTCCAGCATCTACCTGGATACTTGGATTTGTTCCTGAGGTTGCATCTACATTTTTTATAAGTGTATTACTTGCTGCATCATAAATTAACAAACGATATTTTGTACCCGTTATCATAGGACTATTGGTTACTGCAGCCATAGCTCCTGTATATGAAGGAGTAAGAGAGGCTGATAATCCTTTTGTTTTATCGGACGTAATTTGGCCTTCAGCACTGATCAGGGCATCGAAATTTTCTGTTGAAATTACTTTTTCAGAGGCAATTGAAGTTAATAAAGATTTCTCTGTATTTTTTATAGAGGCAGTAGCGAGGTTTGTTACATTTTCCTCTTCCTCTATTCCTGCAATATTAAAGCTTATAAATGTCCCCTGCATTCCGGCATTTCCATCCGGATTTTTGGTTTCCTCATCCCTTGATGAACATGAGCCGAAGCTGAGCAATAAGGTTCCTGTAAGAATAAAAGAACTCGTTGCCTTTATTAAATTTTTGTGTATAAATGTATTCATAGTTGTGTTTTACCTGATTAATGAGCTTTTAATTACAAGTCAAAATCTTTACCGCCCAGATTTCCGCCATCGTTCCAGTCTTCGACTTGTGGCGTATTGGGAGAGCCTGCATCTCCTGGGCTTAAAGAGGCTGATGTTGCAGCGAAGCCATGTTCCATCTCTATTAAAATAACTTCTAATGCGGGTGGAGTGTATGTCTTTTTGCCGGAGACATAAATCTCAGGTAAGGCTTGTTTGTCTTTCTCTTTTTTCATCACTCTGATTTTTAATGTTTTATGCTGTAAAATTAGAATGATGACAGGCTTGGCAGTTAGTATTGTAAAAGCAGAATTCTGGAAAATTGCTTTTATTTAAAATTTAATCTATTATATATCAGTATTTTGCGAGGTTTTGTTTTTTCTTTTTAATGTTCTTATAAAGTCAGAAGGAGACAGTCCGACTTCTTTTTTGAAGATGTAAGCAAATCTGCTTTGTGAAGAAAAGCCAACTATATCTGCCAGATAACTGATTTTGTAATTCTGAAATTTAGGTTCTTTACAGAGGCAGTGGACAATGTATTTTATTTTCAGGCCGTTAATATAATCGTTGAAATTTTTATTCCGGTGAGCTTTCAGTAGGTAATGTACATACTTTGTGTTGGTATCAAGAATTGATGCAAGGTTTGAAAGAGTAAAATTTTTTGCCATAAAATCGGTTCCGGTTTCAAATTGGTTTAGTTTTTCCAAAAGCTCAGATTCTTTAGCTTCAGAAATAAGAGTAGATGTCCGCGTAATGTTTTCGTAATTGAGATTTATAAAACTAAAGTTTTCAGGAGGCTGTATATCATTTTCAGAGACATGCTTTATTTCTTTTGTGAAGGTAATTCGGGCATTTTCTGACTGATTTGGAGATCTTTTCTTATGTGTTTTTTTGTCTTTTATAATAATATATAAGGTTAAAGTAGCGGTTAGCAGGATAAAAAAGCTTTTCCAGTGTTCTATCTGGTTGTTCTGGTCGGTAACTTTCTTTTCTTCCCGCTCAATCTCCAATTCATTTACTTTCTGAATTTCGGTTAAGATTTTTTTGAAAAAGTCCTTAAAGCTTTTAGAGCTGTGATTATCCAGTTGGTCAATTTTGCTTAAAATTTTCTCTTCCGAAATCCGCTTCGCGAATACCTGATAAGCTTTCTTTTCTGCAATTTTTTCTGCAGAATCAAACCACTTCCGGGCTTCTTCTCTTTTATTTTCTTTTATTGCAATTATCGCTTTGCACAGATCATAATAGGGTGTTTGATACTGAGTGGCAATATTTATATCTTTTAAATAAAACTCTGTTTTTTCAAAATTTTTTTTAGCCTCATGGAGGTTGTTGTTTTTTAAATAATCATAAGCAATGATATTATGCTCCAAAGCGAGATCAATTTTTTGCTGGAAAATAAGAGATTTTGACTCAGGAAGATTTAAATATTTTTTTTCTAGCAGGCTTATGTTTTCCTGGTGGTATAAGATGGCTAAATAAAACTGGTTATTATGCTCCATTCTTCGAGCCTTATACAGGTTAGTCATTATAGCAGAATCTATTCTGTCAAGAGAGGTGAAAAATGAGCAAGCAACCTCCCAATATTCATTGGCCTTATTGGAAAATCCAATACTCCGGTATATATCACTCAGAAAATAATTAATAACAAAACGCTCCTTGTTATGCTGGTTCTTTAATGCATAATAATCGGCCTGTTCATAAAGTTTTATAGCTTCGGTATATCTTATCTGTTTGTACAGGGAATCTGCCACTTGCATATATGCCCATGCTCTTTCCTGATTTGTGCGTGGTTTGAGAGAGTGAGAGTTAGTATCTAAATAGTAGATTTTTCGGATGTATCCGGAGATATTGAAGCTGTCCGTTGCTTGTGCAAATGTAAGTGCAGAAAATAGCACCATAGCGTAAAAACATTTTATCATCATTCCTTTGTTTGTGTGAAAACAAAGAAAGGAAGAAGCTTTCTCTAATACAGTGTTATTTGCATTAAATGTTGGACAGTTTTCTGGAATATTGTGAAAAAAGGAGGACTTAATTCCAGAAAACAGGCCATAATTTGACGGAATCTCTGAAAAATAAAAAAAACAGGGTGAAATTCCCTGTTGTATATTTAGCTATATCTTTATGTGTATTGCTGAAAAATGCATTGAAAAGATATATTTTATAGTGTTCCCAGTCAGTTGAAGAAAATAAAAATATGTTTAGATGAATTTATCTCCCTTTTTTGTTGTTTTCAGATCAATTACGTAATCTTTGATTTCCTGATCGTGACTTCGCGGGCAAATTAGTAGAGCCTTATCAGTGTCTACAACAATATAATCGTTTAATCCGTCTATGATAACAGCCTTATTTTTATTTTTAATGTGTATGATATTACCCGTAGAGGCATACGACAACACATATTTAGAATTTTCAGCATTGTTATGTTCATTCTTTTCAGCATTTTCAAATACCGATGTCCATGTACCCAAGTCGGACCAGCCTAAATCAGCTGGGATTACAGCTACATTTTTAGTTTTTTCCAGAATACCATTGTCAATGGAAATTTTCTGAACCTTCGGGTAAATGGTTTCTATGCAGGTTTTTTCTGACTCATTGTTGTATTCACATTCTGTAAATTGCTGATACATTTCAGGAAGGTTTTCCTGGAAAGCTTTTAGAATATCCTGAACGTTCCACACAAATATCCCTGCGTTCCAAAGAAAATCACCAGATTCAATAAGTGTTTTGGCTACTTCCAGAGTTGGTTTTTCAGTAAAGGTTTTTACTTTGAAAACATTTTGCCCTTTTTTCTCCAAAAACTGAATATATCCGTATCCTGTTTCCGGACGAGTTGGTTGTATACCAATGGTTACAAGTGTATGATTTGTATTAGCTTCTTCAAAAGCAAGCTCTATGGTGTTTAAGAAAACGTCTTCTTTTAAAATAAGATGATCTGAAGGAAGGACAGTTATTACAGCATTCGGATTAATCTCCGCGATTTTCATTCCCATAAAAATATTGCAAGCTGCAGTATTTTTCATAACTGGCTCACCAACAATATTTTCTGGTTTTAATTCTGGTAACTGATTTTGGACCACACTAACATGCTCGCTGCTGGTAATAACAAAAATATTTCCAGCAGGGACAATTTTGCTGATTCTGTCATAAGTTTGCTGAATCATGGTACGTCCTACCCCTAATATATCCTGAAATTGCTTTGGAAACTTGGAGGTACTGATAGGCCAGAATCTACTGCCTACACCCCCTGCCATTATTACACAATATCTGTTTTCAATCATCATGAATCAATTTTTTAACCTGAACACAGGTTCGGAATAAATATTTTCTCCCCGAATGCAGGTTTTTGCAAATATAGCGTTTTTTCCTTACTTCCAGGATCTCAAAAGTCTGATTTTGATATTCAAAAATGTGTCCAAGATTCAGATCCTCAATAAAATCCTCAGTCGTATTTTTACTGAAATAACGAACTATTTCCGGCGTTGCCATATAGTTTGCTTTTGGGGTTTTAGAAAAAGCCATTACCATTGGCCGGAAATCTTCTTCATAAGTATTCAGGCTTTCCAGTAAAAGGTTACGATAGCAAATTTTCCATTCTTTACCGTGTGGTAATATTTTTCTGTCCGCAGAAAATGTAATGAGATGTGCAATCTCATGTGTTAATACAAAGAAAAAGAGCTGTGGTTCCAGATCCCCGTTAATTGATATTTGCTGGGTTTCGCCGGAGCGGTAACGATAATCTCCAAGTTTAGAGTTTCGCTTCTTTGTTATTCTGATATGACATGAATAAGGTTTTAGCCATTTTTCGATATAGAAAATGGCTCCTTCCGGAAGGTATTTTTGTAAGATTTGCAGGCTCATGACTTTCATAACAAAGGTCTTAAATTTTTCAATAAAATCAATACCTTTATTTAATACATTTGTAAGAAACAACGACAGAAAATATGCTGAGTATAATTGTAGGTATTGTAATTCTTCTTATTATAATTTGTTTTGTATTGGGTTATGGATATCTCTTTACAGCAGTAAGGAAAACTTATCTTAAAGGAAAGACCGGAGCGCATATTTTTGATGGTCAGGATTTTTCATCCAATATTATTGAAAATGGGAATGCTTCTCCCTGGGAGAAGGCGGAAGATTATAATCGGAGACCCCTTTCGCAGAGCCTTATATCACATCTCAATAAAACCAAAAGCGTTTCTTTTCTTGTTATTAAGGAAGGGAAGCTTTTAAGTGAAAACTATTGGCAAGGAAATAATCAAGCATCCAGAACTAATTCTTTTTCTATGGCTAAAAGTATTACCGTTATGCTTTTAGGATGTGCAATTCAGGACAAAAAAATAGAAAGTACAGCTACTAAATTATCCTATTTTTATCCCGGATTTGCTAAAGACCCAAATGGTAAAGATTGTACACTCGGCAATCTTTCTACAATGGAAAGCGGACTGGATTGGGACGAAAATTATGCAAATCCGTTTAAACCAAATGCAAAAGCTTATTATGGGGATGATCTTGCAGATTTTATGCTGAAAAGAAAATTTAAAACGGTATCCGGAACTCAGTTTGAATACCAAAGTGGTACCACACAGCTTTTAGGTTTTGCAGTTCGTAAAGCAATAGGAGAGAGCTTGAGTAGTTATGCTTCCGAAAAGCTTTGGAAACCCTTAGGGATGGAATACTCTGCTTTCTGGAATCTCGACAGAGAGAACGGGATGGAGAAAACCTATTGCTGTATTAATGCGACATCAAGGGATTTTGCAAAATTCGGACAATTACTTCTTAATAACGGTGTATATAATGGGCAGCAGCTTCTGAGCTCAGAATTTGTACAAAAAATGATTACCGGAACAAAACTGTCGCAGGAATCTTATGGTAATGGAATTTGGGTGAATAATGATGCACAAATTAAGCATTATTATTTGCGTGGATTATATGGGCAGTATGTAATTTGTATTCCTGATTATAATATGATCGTTGTGAGAACAGGCTCTTCCAGAGATGAAGCCAAAGATTCTAAAGAACGACCTGAAGAAGTTGAGCTGTTTGTAAATGAAGCAGTGGCCTTATTCGGAAAGTAAGTTTATATTTTGTTAAATTGCATAATTATAGCAGTAGTGTTATTCTGTTTAAGAGTTTCACGCTGGTGGAAAATTATACAATATGATTCAGAATATTCCTTTTGAAAAAATCCTGTTTTTAGATATTGAAACGGTGCCACAGGCAGGTAACTGGTCCGACTTGGATGAGGCAACACAGAAATTATGGGATAAGAAAACACGGTTTCAAAGAAAAGAAGATGTTTCTGCTGATGAATTCTATGAAGACAGAGGCGGAATAATGGCTGAATTTGGTAAGATTGTCTGTATTTCTGTAGGAATGCTGGCAAAGTCCGGAAAGCTGAAAATTCATTCATTTAGTGGACACGACGAAAAAAAATTGCTGGAAGAGTTTGGAGAAATGTTCAATAACCCACGAATGAATCAGGTAGTCTTATGTGCACATAACGGAAAAGAATTCGATTTTCCTTATATCTCCAGAAGAATGCTGATTAATCAGATGCAGCCTCCGGTTCCGTTACAAATGTTTGGTAAAAAACCATGGGAGATTCCACATATTGATACAATGGAACTCTGGAAGTTTGGGGATTGGAAAAATTTTGTTTCATTAGAATTACTGGCACATATATTTGGTGTTCCGACCCCTAAAGACGATATAGATGGATCTATGGTTGCATCAATTTATTATATAGAAAAAGACTTAGAACGTATTCGTGTGTATTGTGAAAAAGATGTCTTAACTTTGTGCAACGTTTTCAGGAAGATGCGGCAAGAGGATTTGTTGCAACGTGAAGACTAAAAACAGGAGACAATTTATAATGGAGACACCTTATACAGACGAATTTATAGCAGAAATCGGAGATAATATCATAAGAGTTCTGAAGACTATTTTTGACCCGGAAATTCCGGTAGATATTTATGAACTGGGGCTTATTTATGATGTACAGATTAGTGAAACAGGAGAAGTAAAAGTACTGATGACATTGACAGCACCGAACTGTCCGGTAGCGGATACCCTTCCACTGGAAGTAGAA is a window of Elizabethkingia anophelis R26 DNA encoding:
- a CDS encoding mannose-1-phosphate guanylyltransferase, producing MMIENRYCVIMAGGVGSRFWPISTSKFPKQFQDILGVGRTMIQQTYDRISKIVPAGNIFVITSSEHVSVVQNQLPELKPENIVGEPVMKNTAACNIFMGMKIAEINPNAVITVLPSDHLILKEDVFLNTIELAFEEANTNHTLVTIGIQPTRPETGYGYIQFLEKKGQNVFKVKTFTEKPTLEVAKTLIESGDFLWNAGIFVWNVQDILKAFQENLPEMYQQFTECEYNNESEKTCIETIYPKVQKISIDNGILEKTKNVAVIPADLGWSDLGTWTSVFENAEKNEHNNAENSKYVLSYASTGNIIHIKNKNKAVIIDGLNDYIVVDTDKALLICPRSHDQEIKDYVIDLKTTKKGDKFI
- a CDS encoding SprT-like domain-containing protein, with amino-acid sequence MSLQILQKYLPEGAIFYIEKWLKPYSCHIRITKKRNSKLGDYRYRSGETQQISINGDLEPQLFFFVLTHEIAHLITFSADRKILPHGKEWKICYRNLLLESLNTYEEDFRPMVMAFSKTPKANYMATPEIVRYFSKNTTEDFIEDLNLGHIFEYQNQTFEILEVRKKRYICKNLHSGRKYLFRTCVQVKKLIHDD
- a CDS encoding serine hydrolase domain-containing protein; translated protein: MLSIIVGIVILLIIICFVLGYGYLFTAVRKTYLKGKTGAHIFDGQDFSSNIIENGNASPWEKAEDYNRRPLSQSLISHLNKTKSVSFLVIKEGKLLSENYWQGNNQASRTNSFSMAKSITVMLLGCAIQDKKIESTATKLSYFYPGFAKDPNGKDCTLGNLSTMESGLDWDENYANPFKPNAKAYYGDDLADFMLKRKFKTVSGTQFEYQSGTTQLLGFAVRKAIGESLSSYASEKLWKPLGMEYSAFWNLDRENGMEKTYCCINATSRDFAKFGQLLLNNGVYNGQQLLSSEFVQKMITGTKLSQESYGNGIWVNNDAQIKHYYLRGLYGQYVICIPDYNMIVVRTGSSRDEAKDSKERPEEVELFVNEAVALFGK
- a CDS encoding 3'-5' exonuclease; the protein is MIQNIPFEKILFLDIETVPQAGNWSDLDEATQKLWDKKTRFQRKEDVSADEFYEDRGGIMAEFGKIVCISVGMLAKSGKLKIHSFSGHDEKKLLEEFGEMFNNPRMNQVVLCAHNGKEFDFPYISRRMLINQMQPPVPLQMFGKKPWEIPHIDTMELWKFGDWKNFVSLELLAHIFGVPTPKDDIDGSMVASIYYIEKDLERIRVYCEKDVLTLCNVFRKMRQEDLLQRED
- a CDS encoding SUF system Fe-S cluster assembly protein yields the protein METPYTDEFIAEIGDNIIRVLKTIFDPEIPVDIYELGLIYDVQISETGEVKVLMTLTAPNCPVADTLPLEVEQKVGIVKGVTKASVELTFEPTWTKDMMSEEARFELGML